The Streptomyces sp. V4I8 genome includes the window CGCAGGCCGCAGGTGGTCCCGGGCAAGCTCCAGATGGTCGCCGAGGCGGGCTACGACTTCATCCGGCGCGGTGTCGTCTACGAGACCATCGGCAAGAAGGAAGGCGAGAAGTACGTACCGCTCGTCGTCTCGCTCTTCTTCTTCGTCTGGATGCTGAACCTCTGGTCGATCATCCCGATCGCCCAGTTCCCGGTCACCTCGATCATCTCGTACCCGCTGGTCCTGGCGCTGATCGTCTACATCCTGTGGGTGTCCCTGACGTTCAAGCGGCACGGCTTCGTCGGCTTCTGGAAGAACGTCACCGGCTACGACAAGTCGCTCGGCGCGGTGCTTCCGCTGGCCATGCTGATCGAGCTCTTCTCGAACCTGCTGATCCGGCCCTTCACGCACGCCGTGCGACTCTTCGCGAACATGTTCGCGGGTCACACCCTGCTGCTGCTGTTCACGATCGCCAGCTGGTACATGCTGAACGGCTTCGGCATCGCCTACGCCGGTGTCTCGTTCGTGATGGTCATCGTGATGACCGCCTTCGAGCTGTTCATCCAGGCCCTGCAGGCGTACGTGTTCGTCCTGCTGACCTGCACGTACATTCAGGGCGCTCTCGCCGAGCACCACTGAGCCAC containing:
- the atpB gene encoding F0F1 ATP synthase subunit A; its protein translation is MSADPTQVLAFDTNCHLFDGCGFADVSPGLHSFMFQPLWGDGDSNVYFNKTMLLALLGSIIIVGFFWAAFRRPQVVPGKLQMVAEAGYDFIRRGVVYETIGKKEGEKYVPLVVSLFFFVWMLNLWSIIPIAQFPVTSIISYPLVLALIVYILWVSLTFKRHGFVGFWKNVTGYDKSLGAVLPLAMLIELFSNLLIRPFTHAVRLFANMFAGHTLLLLFTIASWYMLNGFGIAYAGVSFVMVIVMTAFELFIQALQAYVFVLLTCTYIQGALAEHH